The following are from one region of the Pseudazoarcus pumilus genome:
- a CDS encoding leucyl aminopeptidase produces MEFTIKTGSPTKLATGALVVATFVDDGTPEAAFAATDEACGGKLAALVARGDLDERAGSLLVVPDPTGCKAERVVVVSLGKREDFGDKPWRDAVAAVAKWLASGPAATATVALADTPPPGRDAAWAMQQAARILTDATYRYETTRSKPKEGRRRGATRVDLLTGHKASSALKEAIARGQAIAEGMALTKELGNLPANICTPTHLAETAQALGREFKFKVDVLERKDMEKLGMNALLAVARGSHQPPKFIVMHYKGGKARDKPVVLVGKGITFDTGGISLKPAAEMDEMKYDMCGAASVLGTFKALAAMALPINVVGIIPTTENMPGGGATKPGDVVTSMSGQTIEILNTDAEGRLVLCDALTYAERFKPAAVVDIATLTGAVIIALGKIPSGLMANDDELADELLACGQHSGDRAWRLPIWEDYQELLKSNFADMGNIGGRTAGSITAACFLARYAKSYKWAHLDIAGTAWVSGEAKGATGRPVPLLSEFLIGRSKG; encoded by the coding sequence ATGGAATTTACCATAAAGACCGGCAGCCCGACCAAGCTCGCCACCGGCGCGCTCGTCGTCGCCACCTTCGTCGACGACGGCACGCCCGAGGCGGCCTTCGCCGCGACCGACGAAGCCTGTGGCGGCAAGCTCGCTGCGCTGGTCGCGCGCGGCGACCTCGACGAGCGAGCCGGTTCGCTGCTGGTGGTTCCCGACCCGACCGGCTGCAAGGCCGAACGCGTCGTCGTCGTGAGCCTGGGCAAGCGCGAGGACTTCGGCGACAAGCCCTGGCGCGACGCCGTCGCCGCCGTCGCCAAATGGCTCGCCAGCGGGCCGGCCGCCACGGCCACCGTCGCACTCGCCGACACCCCTCCCCCGGGGCGCGACGCCGCCTGGGCCATGCAGCAGGCCGCTCGCATACTCACCGACGCGACCTACCGCTACGAGACCACGCGCAGCAAGCCCAAGGAGGGGCGCCGCCGCGGCGCCACGCGCGTCGATCTGCTCACCGGCCACAAGGCCAGCAGCGCACTCAAGGAGGCGATCGCGCGCGGACAAGCGATCGCCGAGGGCATGGCGCTGACCAAGGAACTGGGCAACCTGCCGGCCAACATCTGCACCCCCACCCATCTGGCCGAAACCGCTCAGGCGCTGGGACGCGAGTTCAAGTTCAAGGTCGACGTGCTCGAGCGCAAGGACATGGAAAAGCTCGGCATGAACGCCCTGCTCGCGGTGGCGCGTGGCTCGCACCAGCCGCCCAAGTTCATCGTCATGCACTACAAGGGCGGCAAGGCCCGGGACAAGCCGGTGGTGCTGGTCGGCAAGGGCATCACCTTCGACACCGGCGGCATCTCGCTCAAGCCGGCCGCCGAGATGGACGAAATGAAGTACGACATGTGCGGCGCGGCCAGCGTGCTCGGCACCTTCAAGGCGCTGGCTGCGATGGCGCTGCCGATCAACGTCGTCGGCATCATCCCGACCACCGAGAACATGCCCGGCGGCGGCGCCACCAAACCCGGCGACGTGGTCACCTCGATGAGCGGCCAGACCATCGAGATCCTCAACACCGACGCCGAGGGCCGGCTGGTGCTGTGCGACGCGCTGACCTACGCCGAGCGCTTCAAGCCGGCCGCCGTGGTCGACATCGCCACGCTCACCGGCGCGGTGATCATCGCCCTGGGCAAGATCCCCTCGGGGCTGATGGCCAACGACGACGAACTGGCCGACGAACTGCTCGCCTGCGGCCAGCACTCGGGTGATCGCGCCTGGCGCCTGCCGATCTGGGAGGATTACCAGGAACTGCTCAAGAGCAATTTTGCCGACATGGGCAACATCGGCGGACGCACCGCCGGCTCGATCACCGCCGCGTGCTTTCTCGCGCGCTACGCCAAGAGCTACAAGTGGGCCCACCTGGACATCGCCGGTACGGCCTGGGTCTCGGGAGAGGCCAAGGGCGCGACCGGCCGTCCGGTGCCGCTGCTGTCGGAATTCCTGATCGGCCGCAGCAAGGGCTGA
- the ilvC gene encoding ketol-acid reductoisomerase, giving the protein MKVYYDKDADLSLIKRMKVTIVGYGSQGHAHALNLSESGVKVTVGLRKGGASWDKAKAAGLKVEEIDKAVKGADLVMMLLPDENIPQVYRDAVAPNIKEGGVLAFAHGFNVHYNQVVARDDLDVIMIAPKGPGHTVRSEYVKGGGVPTLIAIHQDKSGKAHDIALSYAAANGGTKGGVIETNFREETETDLFGEQAVLCGGCVELIKAGFETLVEAGYAPEMAYFECLHEMKLIVDLMYEGGIANMNYSISNNAEYGEYVTGPKVINDASRAAMREALKRIQTGEYAKQFIAEGNSNYPSMTAYRRLNAAHQIEVVGEQLRGMMPWISKNKLVDQSKN; this is encoded by the coding sequence ATGAAAGTTTATTACGACAAGGACGCCGACCTTTCCCTGATCAAGCGGATGAAGGTCACCATCGTCGGCTACGGCTCCCAGGGCCACGCCCATGCCCTGAACCTGTCCGAATCGGGCGTCAAGGTCACCGTCGGCCTGCGCAAGGGCGGCGCGTCGTGGGACAAGGCCAAGGCCGCCGGCCTCAAGGTCGAAGAGATCGACAAGGCCGTCAAGGGCGCCGACCTCGTGATGATGCTGCTGCCCGACGAGAACATCCCTCAGGTCTATCGCGACGCGGTCGCACCGAACATCAAGGAAGGGGGCGTGCTGGCCTTCGCGCACGGCTTCAACGTGCACTACAACCAGGTCGTCGCGCGTGACGATCTGGACGTGATCATGATCGCGCCCAAGGGTCCGGGCCACACCGTGCGCTCGGAGTACGTCAAGGGCGGCGGCGTGCCCACCCTCATCGCCATTCACCAGGACAAGTCGGGCAAGGCCCACGACATCGCCCTGTCCTACGCCGCGGCCAACGGCGGCACCAAGGGCGGCGTGATCGAGACCAACTTCCGCGAAGAGACCGAAACCGACCTGTTCGGCGAGCAGGCCGTGCTGTGCGGCGGCTGCGTCGAGCTGATCAAGGCCGGCTTCGAGACCCTGGTGGAAGCCGGCTACGCCCCCGAGATGGCCTACTTCGAGTGCCTGCACGAGATGAAGCTGATCGTCGACCTGATGTACGAGGGCGGCATCGCCAACATGAACTACTCGATCTCGAACAACGCCGAGTACGGCGAGTACGTGACTGGCCCCAAGGTCATCAACGACGCTTCGCGTGCCGCCATGCGCGAAGCGCTCAAGCGCATCCAGACGGGCGAGTACGCCAAGCAGTTCATCGCCGAGGGCAACAGCAACTACCCGTCGATGACCGCCTATCGCCGCCTCAACGCCGCGCACCAGATCGAGGTGGTCGGCGAGCAGCTGCGCGGCATGATGCCGTGGATCAGCAAGAACAAGCTGGTCGACCAGTCGAAGAACTGA
- the lptF gene encoding LPS export ABC transporter permease LptF, which produces MIFRSAIQREFRATAAAMFVALFAILISVVLIRMLGQAAGGRVPPDAVFALIGFGALGYLPVVLTLTLCSAVLITLSRCYRDSEMVVWFASGLPLTAFIRPVLQFAVPAALVIAAMTLFVTPWAEFKTEEFRTQLESRDDTTRVAPGVFRESSNEQRVFFVEVGAGEDGKLRNVFVHSIEGDRISVVASAQGFIRSDERGDRFVVLEDGRRYDGVPGTAAYKVIEFDRYEILVDQRRVASPTVRARSTSTLELMQQRASNQLGELSARINLPLAALLLSLLAIPLSFVNPRAGRGANFIFALLAYLVYSNAINIVDAWVSQQRMGFWTAVLVPHLLMLGVLALLFYRRLAISPFWRAWRARA; this is translated from the coding sequence ATGATCTTCCGCTCGGCGATCCAGCGCGAATTCCGCGCCACCGCGGCGGCCATGTTCGTCGCCCTGTTCGCGATCCTGATCAGCGTGGTGCTGATCCGCATGCTCGGACAGGCTGCGGGCGGACGCGTACCCCCCGACGCGGTGTTCGCGCTGATCGGTTTCGGCGCACTGGGCTATCTGCCGGTGGTGCTCACGCTCACCCTGTGTTCGGCCGTGCTGATCACGCTCTCGCGCTGTTATCGCGATTCCGAAATGGTGGTGTGGTTCGCCTCGGGTCTGCCGCTGACCGCCTTCATCCGTCCGGTTCTGCAGTTCGCCGTGCCCGCGGCGCTGGTGATTGCAGCGATGACGTTGTTCGTCACGCCGTGGGCGGAATTCAAGACCGAGGAGTTTCGCACACAGCTTGAGAGCCGCGACGACACCACGCGGGTTGCGCCGGGCGTGTTCCGCGAGTCGTCCAACGAGCAGCGGGTGTTCTTCGTCGAGGTCGGCGCGGGCGAGGACGGCAAGCTGCGCAACGTGTTCGTGCATTCGATCGAGGGCGATCGCATCAGCGTCGTGGCTTCCGCCCAGGGATTCATCCGCAGCGACGAGCGCGGCGACCGTTTCGTCGTGCTCGAGGACGGGCGTCGCTACGACGGCGTGCCTGGCACGGCGGCCTACAAGGTCATCGAGTTCGACCGCTACGAGATTCTCGTCGATCAGCGCCGCGTGGCCAGCCCGACCGTGCGCGCCCGCTCGACCTCGACCCTGGAACTGATGCAGCAGCGCGCCTCGAACCAGCTCGGCGAGCTGTCCGCGCGCATCAACCTGCCGCTGGCCGCGCTGCTGCTGTCCTTGCTGGCGATTCCGCTGTCCTTCGTCAATCCGCGCGCCGGTCGCGGGGCGAACTTCATCTTCGCGTTGCTCGCCTATCTGGTCTATAGCAACGCGATCAACATCGTCGACGCCTGGGTATCGCAGCAGCGCATGGGATTCTGGACGGCGGTGCTGGTACCGCACCTACTGATGCTCGGCGTACTCGCGCTGCTGTTCTACCGGCGTCTGGCGATTTCGCCATTCTGGCGCGCATGGCGGGCGCGGGCATGA
- the trmD gene encoding tRNA (guanosine(37)-N1)-methyltransferase TrmD yields MDTGAVPRRYDVVTLFPEMFAALTDSGITRRALERSLFALGLHTPRDFAHDVHRTVDDRPYGGGPGMVMMPGPLDAAIGAAREQQTAAIGAPGRVICLSPQGRVLDHMKVMELAAQPGFVLLCGRYEGIDQRVLDACVDEEISLGDFVLSGGELAAMVVLDAVIRQLPGALNDDDSAQEDSFVDGLLDCPHYTRPDVYNGARVPDVLLSGNHAAIRRWRLKQSLGRTWLLRPELIAARELSREESKLLEEFRQERKAQG; encoded by the coding sequence ATGGACACCGGCGCCGTACCCCGACGTTACGACGTCGTGACGCTGTTCCCGGAGATGTTCGCCGCCCTGACGGACAGCGGCATCACGCGACGAGCGCTCGAGCGCAGCCTGTTCGCCCTGGGTCTGCACACCCCGCGCGATTTCGCGCACGACGTGCACCGCACGGTGGACGACCGCCCCTACGGCGGTGGCCCCGGCATGGTGATGATGCCGGGTCCGCTGGATGCGGCGATCGGAGCCGCGCGCGAGCAGCAGACGGCGGCGATTGGTGCGCCGGGTCGCGTGATCTGCTTGTCGCCGCAAGGGCGGGTGCTGGATCACATGAAGGTCATGGAACTGGCCGCGCAGCCGGGCTTCGTGCTGCTGTGCGGGCGCTACGAAGGCATCGACCAGCGCGTCCTCGACGCCTGCGTCGACGAGGAGATCTCGCTCGGCGATTTCGTGCTCTCGGGCGGCGAACTGGCGGCGATGGTGGTGCTCGACGCGGTGATCCGGCAACTGCCGGGTGCGCTCAACGACGACGACTCGGCGCAGGAAGATTCCTTCGTCGACGGGCTGCTCGATTGTCCGCACTACACGCGCCCGGACGTCTATAATGGCGCCCGCGTTCCGGACGTGCTGCTGTCGGGCAATCATGCGGCGATCCGCCGCTGGCGGCTCAAGCAGTCGCTGGGCAGGACCTGGTTGCTGCGCCCCGAACTGATCGCGGCGCGCGAGCTGAGCCGCGAGGAATCGAAACTGCTTGAGGAATTCAGGCAGGAACGCAAGGCGCAGGGCTAA
- a CDS encoding DUF2069 domain-containing protein: MSIRALNHLASVLLIALIVLCVLWEAWLAPLRPGGSWMMLKVLPLLAAVFGVLKGRRYTFQWLSMLILLYFTEGVMRAWDPGIGGVLAIIEAVLSAALFGVVLLYARATAPSRQPPAS, from the coding sequence ATGAGTATACGTGCACTCAACCATCTGGCTAGCGTGCTTCTGATCGCGCTGATCGTGCTGTGCGTGCTGTGGGAGGCCTGGCTGGCGCCGCTGCGCCCGGGCGGCTCGTGGATGATGCTCAAGGTGCTGCCGCTGCTGGCCGCCGTGTTCGGCGTACTCAAGGGGCGGCGCTACACCTTCCAGTGGCTGTCGATGCTGATCTTGCTGTACTTCACCGAAGGCGTGATGCGCGCCTGGGATCCGGGCATCGGTGGCGTGCTGGCGATCATCGAGGCGGTGCTGTCTGCCGCGCTGTTCGGCGTGGTGCTGCTCTACGCAAGGGCGACCGCGCCGTCGCGTCAGCCGCCCGCGTCCTGA
- the rplS gene encoding 50S ribosomal protein L19, translating into MNLIQQLEQEEIARLSEGKTIPEFGPGDTVVVQVKVVEGTRERLQAFEGVVISKRNRGLNSSFIVRKISSGEGVERTFQTYSPLVASIDVKRRGDVRRAKLYYLRERSGKSARIKEKLNFKNKANKAS; encoded by the coding sequence ATGAATTTGATCCAGCAACTCGAACAGGAAGAGATCGCCCGCCTGTCCGAAGGCAAGACGATTCCCGAATTCGGCCCCGGCGACACGGTCGTCGTGCAGGTCAAGGTCGTCGAGGGCACGCGCGAGCGTCTGCAGGCCTTCGAGGGCGTCGTGATCTCCAAGCGCAACCGCGGCCTGAACTCGTCGTTCATCGTGCGCAAGATCTCGTCCGGCGAGGGTGTCGAGCGTACCTTCCAGACCTACTCGCCGCTGGTCGCCAGCATCGACGTCAAGCGTCGTGGCGATGTGCGTCGTGCCAAGCTCTACTATCTGCGCGAGCGTTCCGGCAAGTCCGCGCGCATCAAGGAAAAGCTCAACTTCAAGAACAAGGCCAACAAGGCCTCCTGA
- the pssA gene encoding CDP-diacylglycerol--serine O-phosphatidyltransferase translates to MNEDLDTSEQESVTPPPLGRRRRGIYILPNLFTTAALFAGFYAIVQAMEGQFASAAVAIFVAMVLDGLDGRVARLTNTQSAFGAEYDSLADMVSFGAAPALIVYEWALKDLGNIGWIAAFIYCAGAALRLARFNTTIDSADKRFFVGLPSPAAAALIAGMVWVANDNDIAGADVVWLAAALTVFAGLSMVCNVLFWSGKDINLRKSVPFIVVIAVVMGFALVSSYPPGVLFALFLAYAASGHLIQVWRWTKRRRHTPPQEPPSAGD, encoded by the coding sequence ATGAACGAGGATCTCGACACCAGCGAACAGGAATCCGTCACCCCGCCGCCCCTAGGGCGTCGCCGGCGCGGCATCTACATCCTGCCCAACCTGTTCACCACCGCAGCGCTGTTCGCCGGCTTCTACGCCATCGTACAGGCCATGGAGGGCCAGTTCGCGAGCGCGGCGGTCGCAATCTTCGTGGCCATGGTGCTCGACGGGCTGGACGGGCGCGTGGCGCGCTTGACCAACACGCAGAGCGCTTTCGGTGCCGAGTACGACTCGCTCGCAGACATGGTGTCGTTCGGCGCCGCGCCGGCGCTGATCGTCTACGAATGGGCGCTCAAGGATCTGGGCAACATCGGCTGGATAGCCGCATTCATCTATTGCGCCGGTGCCGCGCTGCGCCTGGCGCGCTTCAACACGACGATCGATTCGGCCGACAAGCGCTTCTTCGTCGGCCTGCCCAGCCCGGCCGCCGCGGCACTGATCGCCGGCATGGTGTGGGTGGCCAACGACAACGATATCGCCGGCGCCGACGTGGTGTGGCTAGCAGCCGCCCTGACGGTGTTCGCGGGTCTGTCGATGGTCTGCAACGTGCTGTTCTGGAGCGGCAAGGACATCAACCTGCGCAAGAGCGTGCCCTTCATCGTCGTCATCGCCGTGGTGATGGGCTTCGCGCTGGTCTCGAGCTATCCGCCGGGGGTGCTGTTCGCGCTGTTCCTCGCCTATGCGGCCTCCGGCCACCTCATCCAGGTGTGGCGCTGGACCAAGCGCCGGCGCCACACCCCACCGCAGGAACCGCCTTCCGCAGGCGATTGA
- the wrbA gene encoding NAD(P)H:quinone oxidoreductase — protein MKEILVLYYSRRGSVRALAEEVARGIHEVPGASARVRTVPRVSTVCEALEDEVPADGPPYVEVTDLEECAGLVLGSPTRFGNMAAPMKYFIDGLAGAWVNGTLVGKPAAVFTSTGSLHGGQESTLLTMMMPLLHHGALIVGLPYTEDDLNTTRSGGTPYGASHVAGADGDPCLSDEERRLAAALGRRVAQTALKLAEGA, from the coding sequence ATGAAGGAAATTCTCGTCCTGTACTACAGCCGCCGCGGTTCCGTGCGCGCACTGGCCGAAGAGGTTGCGCGCGGCATCCACGAGGTTCCCGGCGCGAGTGCGCGCGTGCGCACCGTTCCCCGGGTCTCGACGGTGTGTGAAGCGCTCGAGGACGAGGTGCCCGCCGACGGGCCGCCCTACGTCGAGGTGACCGACCTGGAGGAGTGCGCCGGCCTGGTGCTGGGCAGTCCGACGCGCTTCGGCAACATGGCCGCGCCGATGAAGTACTTCATCGACGGTCTCGCCGGTGCCTGGGTCAATGGCACACTGGTGGGCAAGCCGGCCGCAGTGTTCACGTCCACCGGCAGTTTGCACGGCGGGCAGGAGAGTACCTTGCTGACGATGATGATGCCCTTGTTGCACCACGGCGCGCTGATCGTCGGCCTGCCCTATACCGAGGACGATCTCAACACCACGCGCAGCGGCGGTACGCCCTATGGCGCGAGCCATGTCGCCGGCGCCGACGGCGATCCGTGCCTGAGCGACGAGGAGCGGCGCCTGGCGGCGGCGCTGGGGCGGCGTGTCGCGCAGACCGCGCTCAAGCTCGCGGAGGGCGCATGA
- the lptG gene encoding LPS export ABC transporter permease LptG, which translates to MRRLSILTRHIGREILVASASVMLAFLGLFAFFDFVNELDGVGRGGYGVWEALVFVVLILPGRIYELLPVVVLITTLYVLTTFARHSEITVMRASGLSIAGMLRILAAVGMLFVVATFVVGEYVAPPAERAAQQWKLEATGSSVSNRLRSGLWVKDGANFVNIATVFPDGTMLGVNIYGFDERRALGTISAAHSGRYDADEELWQLEDVVETRFLGDAVEVVELPGMEWRSHLTPEVLSVLMVAPERMSVTALFTYIRHLEENGQDTQRFEIALWKKLTYPLAVLVMMLLALPFALGHDRMGGVSVKVFLGVMLGVGFHLLNGLFGNLGVINAWPPALAAITPSMLFLLAATYMLIRVERR; encoded by the coding sequence ATGAGACGCTTGTCGATCCTGACCCGGCACATCGGTCGCGAGATTCTGGTCGCCAGCGCCAGTGTGATGCTCGCCTTCCTGGGCCTGTTCGCCTTCTTCGATTTCGTCAACGAACTCGACGGTGTCGGGCGCGGCGGCTATGGCGTGTGGGAAGCCCTGGTGTTCGTCGTGCTGATCCTGCCGGGGCGCATCTACGAGCTGCTGCCGGTGGTCGTGCTGATCACTACGCTGTACGTGCTGACGACCTTCGCACGGCACTCCGAGATCACCGTGATGCGCGCCTCCGGCCTGTCGATCGCGGGCATGCTGCGCATTCTCGCTGCGGTCGGCATGCTCTTCGTCGTCGCGACCTTCGTCGTCGGCGAGTATGTCGCTCCTCCGGCCGAACGCGCGGCGCAGCAGTGGAAGCTGGAAGCGACCGGATCGAGCGTGTCGAACCGGCTGCGCTCCGGCCTGTGGGTCAAGGATGGCGCCAACTTCGTGAACATCGCCACGGTGTTTCCGGACGGTACGATGCTGGGCGTGAACATCTACGGGTTCGACGAGCGTCGGGCGCTGGGCACAATCAGCGCGGCGCACAGTGGTCGCTACGATGCGGACGAGGAGCTGTGGCAGCTCGAGGACGTTGTCGAGACGCGTTTTCTCGGCGATGCGGTCGAAGTGGTCGAGCTGCCCGGCATGGAGTGGCGCTCGCACCTCACGCCCGAGGTGCTCTCGGTGCTGATGGTCGCGCCCGAGCGCATGTCGGTCACCGCGCTGTTTACCTACATCCGTCACCTGGAAGAGAACGGCCAGGACACGCAGCGCTTCGAGATCGCCTTGTGGAAGAAGCTGACCTATCCGCTCGCGGTGCTGGTGATGATGCTGCTCGCGCTTCCGTTCGCGCTGGGCCACGACCGCATGGGCGGGGTGAGCGTCAAGGTCTTTCTGGGCGTGATGCTGGGCGTGGGTTTCCACCTGCTCAACGGCCTGTTCGGCAACCTGGGCGTGATTAACGCCTGGCCGCCGGCGCTGGCAGCGATCACGCCGTCGATGCTGTTCCTGCTGGCCGCCACCTACATGCTGATCCGTGTCGAGCGACGCTGA
- the ilvN gene encoding acetolactate synthase small subunit — MRHVISLLLENESGALSRVSGLFSARGYNIESLTVAPTEDSSMSRMTIVTTGSDDIIEQITKQLNKLVEVIKVVDISESAHVERELMLVKVRATGKDREEMKRMTEIFRARIIDVTEASYVIELTGDQAKLDAFVSAIDTDLILETVRSGVCGIGRGDRILKI; from the coding sequence ATGAGACACGTCATCTCCCTGCTGCTCGAGAACGAATCCGGCGCGCTCTCGCGCGTATCCGGCCTGTTCTCGGCCCGCGGCTACAACATCGAATCGCTCACGGTCGCGCCGACCGAGGACTCGTCGATGTCGCGCATGACCATCGTCACCACCGGCTCGGACGACATCATCGAGCAGATCACCAAGCAGCTGAACAAGCTCGTCGAGGTCATCAAGGTGGTCGACATCTCCGAGTCGGCCCACGTCGAGCGCGAGCTGATGCTCGTCAAGGTGCGCGCCACCGGCAAGGATCGCGAAGAGATGAAGCGCATGACGGAGATCTTCCGTGCGCGCATCATCGACGTCACCGAAGCGTCCTACGTGATCGAACTGACCGGCGACCAGGCCAAGCTCGACGCCTTCGTCTCGGCGATCGACACCGACCTGATCCTGGAGACGGTGCGCTCGGGCGTGTGCGGCATCGGCCGCGGCGACCGCATCCTCAAGATCTGA
- the rimM gene encoding ribosome maturation factor RimM (Essential for efficient processing of 16S rRNA), producing the protein MMVLGRIVAPFGIKGWVRIQPFGDDPQSWAEMPQWWISAADDAPDSAWRPVELTGCKPHGTGLVASFREAPDRNAAEALKGWYVAAPREAMPDPGEETYYWEDLTGLSVINREGEVLGRVVGLLTTGAHEVLRVLDEDDSERLIPFVEAYVPEVDLEAGRITVDWQRDW; encoded by the coding sequence ATGATGGTCTTGGGGCGCATCGTCGCCCCGTTCGGCATCAAGGGCTGGGTGCGCATCCAGCCCTTCGGCGATGACCCGCAATCCTGGGCGGAAATGCCGCAGTGGTGGATCTCGGCCGCCGATGACGCACCGGATTCTGCATGGCGTCCGGTCGAACTGACCGGCTGCAAGCCGCATGGAACGGGTCTGGTGGCGAGCTTTCGCGAAGCGCCCGATCGCAACGCGGCCGAAGCGCTCAAGGGCTGGTATGTCGCCGCGCCGCGCGAGGCCATGCCGGATCCGGGCGAGGAAACCTACTACTGGGAAGATCTCACCGGGCTTTCCGTGATCAACCGCGAGGGCGAGGTGCTGGGCCGGGTCGTCGGATTGCTGACCACCGGTGCACACGAAGTGCTGCGGGTGCTCGACGAGGACGACAGCGAACGGCTGATTCCCTTCGTCGAGGCCTACGTACCCGAGGTCGACCTCGAAGCGGGACGCATCACGGTCGACTGGCAACGCGACTGGTGA
- the rpsP gene encoding 30S ribosomal protein S16, protein MVVIRLARGGAKKRPFFNIVAADKRDRRDGRFIERVGYYNPVASEKEQAIVINAERLQHWISNGAKVSDTVARLVKQSAKAA, encoded by the coding sequence ATGGTCGTCATTCGTCTTGCCCGTGGTGGCGCCAAGAAGCGCCCGTTTTTCAACATCGTCGCAGCCGACAAGCGCGACCGTCGCGACGGTCGCTTCATCGAGCGCGTGGGCTACTACAACCCGGTCGCCTCCGAGAAGGAACAGGCCATCGTGATCAACGCCGAGCGTCTCCAGCACTGGATCAGCAACGGCGCCAAGGTTTCCGACACGGTCGCGCGCCTGGTCAAGCAGTCCGCCAAGGCAGCCTGA